From Candidatus Pedobacter colombiensis, one genomic window encodes:
- a CDS encoding DUF6266 family protein — MGIIRQGILGGFRKKTGTVVGAFWRDLNVIRALPRASKKAATQLQINQRLRFGLIMGFLSSFSDLIEMYYNHRSATKSPMNEAVSYHLKEAVIGVGPNFTIDYPKVKFSRGKLVLPAAMQVGATATATVDFEWNHTVGDNRFRDATDLVNLLVYNPTKKQFVTLMEAAPRSAEVYSLQLPIEFSGDNIHCYMNFSSALKKGVASDSFYVGMMKVV; from the coding sequence ATGGGAATTATCAGACAAGGAATCCTTGGGGGATTCAGAAAAAAAACAGGAACAGTGGTAGGCGCTTTTTGGAGAGATTTAAATGTAATCAGGGCTTTACCCCGCGCCAGCAAAAAGGCGGCTACTCAGCTACAAATAAATCAGCGGCTTAGGTTTGGTTTGATTATGGGGTTTTTAAGTTCATTTAGCGATTTGATCGAAATGTACTATAACCACAGATCGGCCACAAAATCACCAATGAATGAAGCGGTTTCGTACCACTTAAAAGAAGCCGTTATCGGTGTCGGACCAAACTTTACTATAGATTATCCAAAGGTAAAGTTTAGTCGTGGTAAATTGGTATTACCTGCTGCGATGCAGGTTGGAGCCACAGCTACAGCAACGGTTGATTTTGAATGGAACCATACCGTTGGTGATAACAGGTTTAGAGATGCAACAGATCTGGTCAATTTGCTGGTGTATAACCCTACAAAGAAGCAGTTTGTTACCCTAATGGAGGCAGCACCGCGCTCAGCTGAGGTGTACAGCTTACAACTACCGATAGAGTTTAGTGGTGATAATATCCATTGCTACATGAATTTCAGTTCGGCATTGAAAAAGGGAGTCGCGTCCGACAGTTTCTATGTTGGCATGATGAAGGTTGTTTGA
- a CDS encoding CHAP domain-containing protein, with protein MATIRILLGIVCFIVIGSDWSVNRNSIAHGRTKNVVATAKNEIGVQEYMENSGPRVDQYNAYVGVKKAPWCASFVSWCFGQAGYPQPRTPWSPALFPANRLTTNPMAGMVLGIYFDHLKRIGHCGIVEEVRGDWIFSIEGNTNLNGSREGDGVYRRMRHIRSIHRFADWLKK; from the coding sequence ATGGCAACAATTAGGATTTTATTGGGCATCGTTTGCTTTATTGTTATTGGCAGCGATTGGAGTGTTAACCGCAATAGCATAGCACATGGAAGAACGAAAAATGTCGTTGCGACAGCTAAAAATGAAATTGGCGTTCAGGAATATATGGAAAACAGTGGTCCGCGAGTGGATCAATACAATGCGTATGTTGGCGTCAAGAAAGCACCTTGGTGTGCATCGTTTGTGTCCTGGTGCTTTGGGCAAGCTGGGTATCCGCAACCGCGGACGCCTTGGAGCCCTGCACTTTTTCCCGCTAACCGGCTTACCACGAATCCGATGGCTGGAATGGTATTGGGGATTTACTTTGATCATTTAAAACGGATTGGGCATTGCGGCATTGTCGAAGAGGTTAGGGGTGACTGGATTTTCTCTATTGAAGGCAACACAAATTTAAATGGGAGCAGGGAAGGTGATGGGGTTTATCGCCGGATGAGACATATCCGTAGCATACATCGTTTTGCAGATTGGTTGAAAAAATGA
- a CDS encoding TonB-dependent receptor, with protein sequence MKIQFTLLTIIFTLTALGSMAQETLIKGKITDKNGQAIEWATVAISKLNLRTKADSTGYYELKNVPYGSHQLTVSYMGFDTKHLQVKVTDTQPLLINTELSASINTLNSVVVTGTRTSRRRLESPVAVNILDSRTFNITQSNTLADGLCFQPGLRMETDCQTCNYSQLRMNGLGGSYSQVLINSRPIFSSLMSLYGLEQIPANMIERVEIVRGGGSVLYGSSAIAGTVNILTKEPKKSSFTLSNNSALIGGKTWDHFFNANLTAVNDEQNAGVSFFASHRDRNSYDANGDGFSEMPMLKNNSFGFNSFFKLTPQDKLEINGWSIYEERKGGNKLDLQADKADQSEYRLHNILVGGFNYEHQSKDKKSSFSVYGSAQNTKRTHYTGIDQVDAWGHTKNYSMQGGVQYNYTASNFLGGKNTFTTGFENQYEYTFDEIKIYDYLIDQHVNLFGVFLQSDWEVTNKFTVLSGLRLNKSNRINKLILTPRLSTLYKLDDETQLRASYARGFKAPQALETDMHMAFAGGGVSVIKTDPNLIEETSNSFNASLDYNKASEHFIYGFTLDGFFTRLYNTFVLEEVGVDQNGNQQLLRKNGGNSTVQGVTLEGRLNYDQKVQLETGVTLQKSVYKEAIFWSSDLPGTKRYLRSPNVYGYYTLSFWPQNRFNAVLSGVLTGPMKVPHFAGAPGVDEDVLHTSPTFLENNLKLSYRFTLKNIKQDLQFNIGVQNMFNQYQNDFDTGKNRDSNYIYGPGRPRTFFMGLKFGLM encoded by the coding sequence ATGAAAATACAATTTACTCTACTCACAATCATCTTCACTTTAACTGCTTTGGGTAGTATGGCACAGGAAACCCTTATAAAAGGTAAGATCACCGACAAAAATGGACAAGCTATCGAATGGGCTACTGTAGCGATTTCCAAATTAAATCTTCGAACCAAAGCTGATAGCACAGGTTATTATGAACTCAAAAATGTGCCTTATGGCAGCCATCAACTCACTGTAAGCTATATGGGATTTGACACCAAGCACCTACAGGTGAAGGTAACAGATACTCAGCCATTGCTGATCAATACGGAATTGAGCGCTTCCATAAACACTTTAAACAGTGTAGTGGTAACCGGTACCCGAACCAGCCGCAGAAGATTGGAAAGCCCGGTAGCGGTCAATATACTTGACAGCAGAACCTTTAACATCACTCAGTCCAACACCCTTGCAGATGGTTTGTGCTTTCAGCCCGGCTTACGAATGGAAACAGATTGCCAGACCTGTAACTATTCTCAACTGCGTATGAACGGACTGGGCGGATCTTATTCCCAGGTACTGATCAACAGTCGCCCGATATTCAGCTCATTGATGAGCTTGTATGGCCTTGAACAGATCCCCGCAAATATGATTGAAAGGGTGGAAATTGTAAGAGGTGGTGGCTCAGTTTTATATGGTTCTTCGGCCATTGCCGGAACGGTAAACATACTGACAAAAGAGCCTAAAAAAAGCTCTTTTACCTTATCTAATAACAGTGCATTAATTGGTGGTAAAACCTGGGATCACTTCTTCAATGCCAATTTAACAGCTGTAAATGACGAACAAAATGCAGGTGTATCATTTTTCGCCTCTCACCGCGACCGCAATTCGTATGATGCTAATGGCGATGGTTTTTCTGAAATGCCCATGCTAAAAAACAACTCCTTTGGTTTTAATTCTTTTTTCAAACTCACACCTCAGGATAAACTGGAAATCAACGGCTGGAGTATTTATGAGGAAAGAAAGGGCGGGAATAAATTGGATCTTCAGGCCGACAAGGCCGACCAATCGGAATACCGCTTACATAACATCTTAGTTGGGGGTTTTAACTATGAGCATCAATCAAAAGATAAAAAAAGTTCTTTTAGTGTATACGGCTCCGCACAAAATACCAAGCGGACACATTATACAGGTATCGACCAGGTTGATGCCTGGGGGCACACTAAAAACTATTCCATGCAGGGTGGAGTTCAGTATAACTATACTGCAAGCAATTTCCTCGGAGGAAAAAACACTTTTACTACAGGTTTTGAGAATCAATATGAATATACCTTTGATGAAATTAAAATCTATGATTACCTGATCGACCAGCATGTAAATTTATTTGGTGTCTTTTTGCAAAGCGACTGGGAAGTAACCAATAAGTTTACTGTACTGTCGGGGCTTAGGTTAAATAAATCTAACCGGATCAACAAACTTATACTTACCCCAAGGTTAAGTACCTTATATAAACTGGATGATGAAACCCAGCTGCGAGCCTCTTATGCCAGAGGATTTAAAGCACCGCAGGCATTGGAAACAGATATGCACATGGCCTTTGCCGGTGGTGGGGTTTCGGTGATTAAAACGGATCCCAATCTGATAGAAGAAACTTCCAATAGCTTTAACGCTTCTTTAGATTATAATAAGGCAAGCGAGCATTTTATCTATGGGTTTACCCTGGATGGTTTCTTTACCCGCTTGTACAATACCTTTGTTTTGGAAGAAGTTGGTGTGGATCAGAACGGCAACCAGCAATTGTTGCGAAAAAACGGCGGTAATTCGACGGTACAAGGAGTTACTCTGGAAGGCAGGTTGAATTATGATCAAAAAGTACAGCTGGAAACTGGTGTAACACTTCAAAAATCAGTTTATAAAGAGGCTATTTTCTGGTCTTCGGACCTGCCGGGAACCAAAAGATATTTACGTTCTCCCAATGTTTATGGTTATTATACCTTGAGTTTCTGGCCTCAAAACCGCTTCAACGCTGTATTGTCGGGTGTGTTAACCGGACCAATGAAAGTTCCACATTTTGCAGGGGCTCCGGGTGTAGATGAAGATGTTCTCCATACCTCTCCTACCTTTCTTGAAAACAACTTGAAACTGTCTTATCGTTTTACCTTAAAAAACATCAAACAGGACCTTCAATTCAATATTGGTGTTCAAAACATGTTTAATCAATATCAAAATGATTTTGACACAGGCAAAAACAGGGATAGCAACTATATCTATGGTCCCGGCAGACCGAGAACATTTTTTATGGGGTTAAAATTTGGCTTGATGTAA
- a CDS encoding TonB-dependent receptor has product MKKVILQMLLLVLCCAPAWAQNRTVTGKVVGKDDEILVGATITIQGTNTRAITDSNGKFKINLPAAGNTILIASYIGSKSVALSVGDKKELFFKLKEDDASILDEVEVVNIGYTKVSKDALTGSVSSVTAKDLKDFPVATAAEALAGKLAGVSVVTSEGKPGADITVRVRGGSSITQDNSPLYIVDGVQLDNALSIVSPQEIESIDVLKDVASTAIYGARGANGVVLITTKSGRNARTVVSFGSYAGVRRITNVLDVMKPYDFVMYQYQLYNGNANDLETVNAFTKRYGTFSDLEIYKNVPFVDWQDRVFGRDAFSHTENLTINGGTKTSNYNFNVNNYKEDGIMLNSGAARTFVSFRFDNIASDKFRFGFNTRYSRQKVYGAGTSNSGSQSNNSLRNGVRYRPYDQPGQVTDIDVFDPDYASLTNLTSPVLGAYSVTKNDYTNQLITSANAQYTPIKGLTIKTLFGISNGEKRNDQFNSVVTSVARQNKDMPVVTIGTGSTLTIINTNTISYDFTLGKAHKINLLAGQEINQSRTRSISTTTKWLPVDLTPEQAFAGIQKATPPANAIQDAPTTSEGENRLFSLFGRAAYNYKGKYLASFIIRNDASSLFAPENRNALFPSGQLAWRLSEEQFMKDLKLDWLGSAKIRASYGAGGNNRIATDLWRVLYLGGSNYGYAVDDAVTPGFAPNALANPYIKWETTVSRNLGLDLNLFNNRLTATVDFYSNSTKDLLLLAKVPVTTGWTEQQQNIGKTANKGIELQLGGIVANTKNFAYNINFNISLNRNKIVSLGNDQYGNPNQSYSVSSGGINGFDFLVQVGGPIGQFYGYVSDGRYGLDDFDVTYNATANSYSYKLKAGIPSARAIALGGKDPQPGDMKLKKISGNPGDDITVDDRTVLGNAFPKFAGGINQQFSYKNFDASIFMNFSIGNKTYNANKTEFTGQYLYKDNNMLAVVKDRWQSFDANGKKVTDPVQLAAMNENTSFWTPPGGQYILTSYAIEDGSFLRVSNITVGYSLPQKLLAKSRVFSRVRVYGTVNNLYTFTNYSGYDPEANTRRGPLTPGVDYAAYPRSRYILAGLDISF; this is encoded by the coding sequence ATGAAAAAAGTTATACTACAAATGCTTTTGCTGGTATTGTGCTGTGCTCCCGCATGGGCTCAAAACCGAACAGTAACGGGTAAGGTAGTTGGCAAGGATGATGAAATCCTGGTCGGTGCTACCATTACCATCCAGGGGACCAACACCAGGGCCATTACGGATAGCAACGGTAAGTTCAAAATTAACCTTCCGGCTGCTGGTAACACCATCTTAATCGCCAGTTACATTGGTTCAAAATCTGTAGCCCTGAGTGTGGGCGATAAAAAGGAATTGTTTTTTAAGCTTAAAGAGGACGATGCATCTATACTTGACGAGGTAGAGGTAGTCAACATCGGCTACACCAAAGTATCAAAAGATGCACTTACCGGTTCAGTATCATCAGTAACCGCAAAAGACCTTAAAGATTTTCCTGTAGCTACGGCTGCCGAGGCACTTGCAGGTAAACTTGCAGGGGTATCTGTCGTTACTTCAGAAGGAAAGCCCGGAGCAGATATCACCGTTAGGGTTAGGGGCGGTAGCTCTATTACTCAGGACAATTCACCATTGTATATTGTAGATGGCGTGCAGCTGGACAATGCGCTATCGATCGTATCTCCACAGGAAATTGAATCTATTGATGTGCTTAAAGATGTGGCATCCACCGCTATTTATGGTGCAAGAGGAGCGAATGGTGTAGTTTTAATTACCACTAAATCGGGTAGAAATGCACGGACTGTAGTATCGTTTGGTAGCTATGCCGGCGTGCGCAGAATTACCAATGTATTGGATGTAATGAAACCCTATGATTTTGTGATGTATCAATACCAGCTTTATAATGGCAATGCCAATGATTTAGAAACGGTAAACGCATTCACGAAGAGATATGGTACTTTTTCTGATCTGGAAATCTATAAAAATGTTCCCTTCGTGGACTGGCAGGATCGGGTTTTTGGGCGTGATGCTTTTTCTCACACCGAAAATCTGACCATCAATGGGGGGACTAAGACCTCCAATTATAATTTTAATGTGAACAACTACAAGGAAGATGGGATCATGCTCAATTCGGGGGCTGCAAGGACTTTTGTTTCTTTCCGTTTTGATAACATTGCATCTGATAAGTTCAGGTTTGGATTTAATACCCGCTACAGTCGTCAGAAGGTATATGGTGCAGGTACTTCGAATTCCGGTAGCCAAAGTAACAATAGCTTAAGGAACGGCGTGCGCTACCGTCCTTACGACCAGCCGGGGCAAGTGACAGACATTGACGTGTTTGATCCGGATTATGCTTCACTAACGAACCTGACAAGTCCGGTATTGGGGGCTTATTCTGTAACCAAAAATGATTATACCAATCAATTGATCACCAGTGCAAATGCACAGTATACCCCAATTAAGGGCTTGACCATCAAGACACTTTTTGGTATTAGCAATGGGGAGAAGAGAAATGACCAGTTTAATAGTGTGGTAACCAGTGTGGCCAGGCAGAATAAAGACATGCCTGTAGTAACCATTGGTACAGGCTCTACTTTGACCATCATCAATACGAATACCATTTCGTATGATTTTACGCTGGGTAAAGCGCACAAGATCAATTTACTGGCCGGTCAGGAAATTAATCAGAGCAGAACCCGAAGCATCTCCACAACGACCAAGTGGTTGCCGGTAGATTTAACTCCTGAGCAGGCTTTCGCCGGTATACAGAAAGCTACCCCTCCGGCCAATGCGATACAGGATGCGCCAACCACCTCGGAAGGTGAAAACAGACTTTTTTCTCTTTTCGGTCGTGCTGCCTACAATTATAAGGGCAAGTACCTGGCTTCATTTATTATCCGTAACGATGCTTCCTCTCTTTTTGCTCCGGAGAACCGCAATGCCTTGTTCCCTTCAGGACAGCTTGCCTGGCGCTTGAGTGAGGAACAATTTATGAAAGACCTTAAACTAGATTGGTTGGGAAGTGCAAAAATCAGGGCCAGTTATGGTGCCGGTGGTAACAACCGGATTGCTACCGACCTTTGGCGGGTACTTTACCTTGGAGGAAGCAATTATGGATATGCTGTGGATGATGCGGTAACGCCTGGTTTTGCACCAAATGCATTGGCCAATCCATACATCAAATGGGAAACTACAGTATCCAGAAACCTTGGGCTGGACTTGAACCTCTTTAACAATCGGTTAACCGCTACAGTTGATTTTTACAGCAACAGTACTAAAGACCTGCTGCTATTGGCAAAGGTACCGGTTACCACCGGCTGGACGGAGCAGCAGCAGAACATAGGTAAGACGGCTAATAAGGGTATTGAATTACAACTCGGTGGCATTGTAGCCAATACAAAGAATTTTGCTTACAACATCAATTTTAACATATCCCTCAACAGAAACAAAATCGTAAGCCTTGGAAACGACCAATATGGCAATCCGAATCAATCTTATTCGGTATCTTCCGGTGGCATCAACGGCTTTGATTTTTTAGTACAAGTGGGTGGTCCGATCGGTCAGTTTTATGGTTATGTTAGCGATGGACGTTATGGGTTGGATGATTTCGATGTCACTTATAATGCAACAGCCAATTCTTATTCCTATAAACTTAAGGCAGGTATTCCAAGTGCAAGGGCTATTGCACTTGGTGGAAAGGATCCACAGCCTGGAGATATGAAATTGAAAAAGATTTCCGGTAATCCAGGTGATGACATTACGGTTGACGACAGGACCGTACTTGGCAATGCATTTCCAAAATTTGCAGGTGGAATAAACCAGCAATTCAGCTATAAGAACTTTGATGCCAGTATCTTTATGAATTTTTCTATCGGTAACAAGACCTATAACGCAAACAAAACCGAATTTACCGGACAATATTTGTATAAAGACAACAACATGCTTGCCGTGGTAAAGGATCGTTGGCAGTCTTTTGACGCGAATGGAAAAAAAGTTACAGACCCGGTTCAATTGGCGGCAATGAATGAAAATACCAGCTTTTGGACACCTCCAGGTGGTCAATATATTTTAACCTCGTATGCCATTGAAGATGGATCTTTTCTTCGTGTGAGCAATATTACCGTTGGCTATTCGCTTCCGCAAAAATTGCTGGCTAAGTCGCGTGTCTTCTCAAGAGTTAGGGTATATGGTACCGTTAATAACCTGTATACTTTTACCAATTATTCCGGTTACGATCCGGAGGCCAATACACGTCGCGGACCCCTTACTCCGGGTGTGGATTATGCCGCTTATCCTAGAAGCCGCTATATTCTTGCAGGTTTAGATATTAGTTTTTAA
- a CDS encoding RagB/SusD family nutrient uptake outer membrane protein: MKLAYKKSVILLCIGVLVLAGSSCKKYLDIENPSTISQDVAFASTSYTNTAIIGVYNQLPGDNGITKEGTIWSASTDEFKTSGSYSVNDRRGVSMYLASQSNGELLDAFKQLYTGVERANTCIKGINNSALYTEGSASKVTMNRYMGEALTLRALFYFVLVRNWGSVVAQWEPSGDFKEWDVPVTASTEILDRLLADLKQAEDLVPWRSDSGYSSTRWTKGAIKALRARIALFRGGYMMNKESHTMVRSSDYKKYYQIALDECKDIMARRDQHNLNPVYENIFKSLHTSTRNDPTNELMFEVGAYGAGSRTDTKLGYYNGLRINTAARFGGGGGGLLAIATYFYEFDQLGDCRRDVTIGSYEIDGTSQKVMNTLNNMTDAKFRRSWTNMTGTTQTLGVNWPVIRFADVLLMFAEADNEINGGPSVLAQEALSEVRKRAYVGFLGRLPAMPTDYNTFFEAIVKERLLEFGGEAIRKYDLMRWNLMGAKFAETRVKLRQLMNGEGAYVNVPKYVYSKAAAYNVVGSQEEFNTLDTYGGSPAVTLFQPGLGVSKEPTGYVTKNWRASLNEEYITGNSTGFATYFESNKREVFPFHETVLLYNTKIIQNYGY, translated from the coding sequence ATGAAATTAGCATATAAAAAATCAGTAATACTGCTTTGCATAGGGGTTTTAGTCCTGGCTGGCAGTTCCTGCAAAAAATATCTCGATATCGAGAATCCTTCTACCATATCACAGGATGTGGCTTTTGCAAGTACATCTTATACCAATACCGCAATTATTGGGGTATACAACCAATTGCCCGGAGATAACGGCATTACTAAGGAAGGAACAATCTGGTCGGCATCGACAGATGAATTCAAAACTTCCGGTAGCTACAGTGTCAATGATCGTAGGGGTGTCAGTATGTATCTTGCCAGCCAGTCGAACGGAGAGTTATTGGATGCTTTTAAACAGCTCTATACCGGGGTGGAAAGGGCTAATACTTGTATCAAAGGGATAAACAATTCAGCACTTTATACAGAGGGATCGGCAAGCAAAGTCACGATGAACAGGTATATGGGTGAGGCATTGACCTTACGTGCATTGTTCTATTTTGTCCTGGTACGAAACTGGGGTAGTGTAGTAGCGCAGTGGGAACCCTCTGGCGACTTTAAAGAATGGGATGTACCTGTTACTGCCAGTACGGAAATTCTCGACAGACTATTAGCGGATTTGAAGCAGGCAGAGGATTTGGTCCCCTGGCGTAGTGACTCCGGTTATAGCAGCACAAGATGGACAAAAGGCGCCATCAAGGCATTAAGAGCCAGGATCGCACTTTTTCGTGGTGGATATATGATGAACAAAGAAAGTCATACGATGGTACGCAGTAGTGATTATAAAAAATACTACCAGATTGCACTCGACGAATGTAAGGATATTATGGCTCGCCGTGATCAGCACAACCTTAACCCGGTTTATGAGAATATCTTTAAGTCGTTGCACACCAGCACACGCAACGACCCAACAAATGAGCTTATGTTTGAGGTAGGCGCTTATGGTGCAGGTTCAAGAACAGATACCAAGCTTGGTTATTATAACGGACTGCGGATAAACACGGCTGCACGTTTTGGTGGCGGTGGTGGCGGATTGCTGGCAATTGCTACTTATTTTTATGAATTCGATCAATTGGGAGATTGCAGAAGGGATGTGACGATTGGTTCTTACGAAATTGATGGCACCAGTCAGAAGGTGATGAATACGCTCAACAACATGACAGATGCTAAGTTCAGGAGGTCATGGACCAATATGACCGGTACTACGCAGACGTTGGGGGTGAACTGGCCCGTAATTCGTTTTGCAGATGTGTTATTGATGTTTGCAGAGGCCGACAATGAAATTAATGGCGGTCCATCAGTGCTGGCACAAGAGGCATTATCAGAAGTGAGAAAGCGTGCCTATGTTGGATTTTTGGGGCGTCTGCCAGCGATGCCGACTGACTACAACACATTTTTTGAGGCGATTGTAAAAGAGCGTTTGCTGGAATTCGGTGGAGAGGCCATACGTAAATATGATTTGATGCGCTGGAACCTGATGGGGGCCAAGTTTGCCGAAACCCGTGTCAAGCTTCGTCAGTTGATGAATGGGGAAGGAGCTTATGTAAATGTGCCCAAATATGTGTATTCCAAAGCAGCAGCCTATAATGTGGTGGGTTCTCAGGAGGAATTTAATACCCTTGATACTTATGGTGGTTCTCCTGCGGTTACCTTATTCCAACCGGGATTGGGTGTTTCAAAAGAGCCGACGGGGTATGTGACTAAGAACTGGAGGGCTTCATTGAATGAAGAGTATATCACAGGTAACTCAACCGGATTTGCCACTTATTTCGAGTCTAATAAAAGGGAAGTGTTTCCTTTCCATGAGACGGTGTTGCTATACAACACTAAAATCATCCAAAATTATGGTTATTAA
- a CDS encoding DUF4957 domain-containing protein: protein MTTNTFYKKTMVLFAVLLFAIVACKKEDPNKGLEPPRLFRPLGISVKTSQTTAKVTWSAPVLSVNLKLAYLTEFSQDSLFASSEFAIKTDTIGVTVTDEKLAVRKKYYVRVKALATANQPDSQWQVSGSFSITGEQLFLPLRELEIMENQVTLRWKDTVGLDKITLTPGSGTATSITLTPTESMAGKKVITGLKTGTEYSAEIFMGTKSKGLLKFSTLSATVYSVVLDPGADLVAAINAASNNAVIGLNPGTYSAGSSVFTLLQKSVTLKSTSGNPNDTKVNFKEFTLKGTGAGISLDGIELDGTASGSLYFINPTGVAADNEKANFANVKINNCIIHGATTSFLRANRGTAAGDYTMDQITVKNSTVYDIGSTLGYICFHLDKLQFNALTVTKSTFYNIGQAFLSCSTVIPGTPPVITVDYCTFNYFGANGRYVFMDANANPVRFSMTNSIIANVPRLTATVNNVTIRASAATSTIVFSYNNTFNFTNGTGTTLVQPTANTSQANNLFIALGWTATQTEFTLPLVSPLRTASSTGSPIGDPRWTY from the coding sequence ATGACAACAAATACATTTTATAAAAAAACAATGGTGCTGTTCGCGGTGCTGCTGTTTGCGATTGTGGCTTGTAAAAAGGAAGATCCCAATAAGGGACTGGAGCCACCTCGTTTGTTTAGACCATTGGGCATATCTGTTAAAACAAGCCAAACTACGGCTAAAGTGACCTGGTCGGCACCGGTACTGAGTGTAAATCTTAAGTTGGCTTATCTGACCGAGTTTTCTCAGGATTCCTTATTTGCTTCCTCAGAATTTGCGATAAAAACAGATACGATAGGCGTTACGGTAACGGATGAAAAACTGGCCGTGCGGAAAAAGTATTATGTTCGGGTAAAGGCCCTGGCGACAGCAAATCAACCTGATTCTCAATGGCAGGTGAGTGGTTCTTTCTCAATTACGGGAGAGCAGCTTTTTTTACCACTACGAGAGTTGGAAATTATGGAAAATCAGGTTACCCTTCGCTGGAAAGATACCGTTGGATTGGATAAGATTACCCTGACTCCAGGTAGCGGTACAGCAACGTCCATTACCCTTACGCCGACAGAATCGATGGCCGGTAAGAAGGTGATTACAGGTCTGAAAACGGGAACTGAGTACAGTGCAGAAATATTTATGGGTACAAAAAGTAAAGGACTGCTTAAGTTTTCGACCCTGAGTGCAACTGTTTATTCGGTAGTTTTAGATCCGGGAGCAGATCTGGTAGCGGCAATTAATGCAGCAAGCAATAATGCTGTTATTGGGCTTAATCCCGGCACTTATAGTGCGGGCTCGTCAGTATTCACCCTATTACAAAAGTCGGTTACCTTAAAATCCACCTCTGGTAATCCAAATGATACTAAGGTGAATTTTAAAGAATTTACATTGAAAGGTACAGGGGCAGGAATTTCATTGGATGGCATTGAATTAGACGGCACAGCATCAGGCTCCTTGTATTTTATCAATCCTACAGGCGTGGCAGCAGATAACGAAAAAGCGAACTTCGCCAATGTAAAAATTAACAACTGTATCATTCATGGAGCTACCACAAGTTTCCTACGGGCAAATAGGGGTACGGCCGCAGGAGATTATACCATGGACCAGATTACAGTGAAAAATTCTACGGTCTATGATATTGGTTCTACACTGGGCTATATCTGTTTCCACCTGGATAAATTGCAGTTTAATGCGTTGACAGTGACAAAATCGACCTTTTATAACATCGGACAAGCATTTTTAAGCTGCTCTACCGTAATTCCTGGCACTCCACCTGTCATTACAGTAGACTATTGTACTTTTAATTATTTCGGAGCCAACGGGCGCTATGTCTTTATGGATGCGAATGCAAATCCGGTAAGATTCTCTATGACCAATAGCATTATTGCCAATGTACCAAGGCTGACAGCTACGGTGAACAATGTGACCATCAGGGCAAGTGCTGCAACTTCTACGATCGTGTTTAGCTACAATAACACTTTTAATTTTACCAATGGAACCGGAACTACATTGGTTCAGCCGACGGCAAATACCTCTCAGGCCAATAACCTGTTCATCGCTTTGGGATGGACAGCAACCCAGACTGAGTTTACACTTCCTTTAGTTTCACCATTAAGAACTGCAAGTAGTACCGGATCACCTATAGGTGATCCTAGATGGACCTATTAA